In Helianthus annuus cultivar XRQ/B chromosome 8, HanXRQr2.0-SUNRISE, whole genome shotgun sequence, a single genomic region encodes these proteins:
- the LOC110870495 gene encoding uncharacterized protein LOC110870495, whose protein sequence is MSHIRKGSSASSPDLRNINVTSGTPLSDISNGNIASSSGIPRNITSNSASVMIPSSSSTIPPNTVIASDEPSPLIRMSSGKRKLVRKRRNLTPIPIIDLTTDDDNEVADIIDQHLKGVSKDYLDHGDQIIMCRTCSAKLWKAEADRGEQKRNKPNYFLCCSYGKVLLPDFKQPPEILKDLYVGVSAKSKFFLKNIRRYNSMFSFTSMGGRIDKTINRGNAPYVFRLSGQNYHTIGSLLPDDGKEPKFSQLYIYDTDNEIFNRQNAVGGSNTSFTITESAFDVQIIEELTLMLDTNNALVKIYRQARNCLNENPYIDLKLCLIGKRSKDGRTYNLPEASEVAALVIGDLTQAVENRDIVVKTRSVVYTVEFQKRGLPHAHICVFMHSDSKILSVDQLDPIISAEIPDIAEDPELYKLVADYMIHGPCGPLNMNCPCMIDRKCSKKFPKKFVNETCLDKKGFPVYRRRDSGLSVVKSRVNVDNRYVVPYSKVLLKRYQAHINVEWCNQVGSIKYLFKYINKGPDRTTLRVVESGNQDEQEPVVDEIEKYYDCRYISACESVWRIFSYDIHYRYPAVIRLPFHLPGQQNVVYGADDDIDEVLNKPSVASTMFLSWMKCNEKLPEARNLTYVEFPSKYVFKLRTRSWDIRKRHPSIGRIHSVFPSAGEAYYLRILLNKVKGPKSFEDIRTVNGNLYPTFRDACYALGLLDDDNEYIEAIKEANLYGSATYLRTLFGTMLMSGLNYSDEEIKNLALLEIEKFLLRNNSSLRNYSNMPYPDDESISSSNNRLINEELSYFQNTMEDELNNMLLLLTDEQPSLLLSGGRTAHSRFSIPLNLNEDSLCRMKPGSELACLLKKTQLIIWDEAPMIHKHAFEALDRTLKDILMPDCSNSEALPFGGKVIVFGGDFRQILPVVPNGSRQDIVNASLSSSYIWNKCKLLRLTKNMRLTVGMNHGDIDKTKEFAKWLLDIGEGKLGGRNDGEALIDIPQELLITESTNPIGNLINFVYPSILESFNDPNYFQERAILAPKNDVVHEINDTLLAMFPGDHKEYLSSDSICQSENVTDHIRHNVYPPDVLNGLKVSGMPNHKLVLKVGVPIMLLRNLDQKNGLCNGTRLQVVKLGDRIIEAKVISGNNIGTRTFIPRINLSPSDKRIPFKLQRRQFPIAVCFAMTINKSQGQSLSKVGLFLKQPVFTHGQLYVAVSRVKSMDGLRMLILDVEGNVTNKTTNVVYKEIFSNL, encoded by the exons ATGTCTCACATTCGTAAAGGTTCATCCGCATCAAGTCCCGATTTACGTAACATAAATGTTACTTCAGGAACTCCTTTGTCTGATATATCTAACG GAAACATTGCATCTTCCAGTGGTATCCCAAGAAACATTACAAGCAACTCAGCATCAGTCATGATACCTTCTTCATCGTCTACAATTCCACCAAATACTGTTATAGCATCAGACGAACCTTCACCATTGATAAGAATGTCATCAGGAAAGCGGAAATTAGTAAGAAAACGACGAAACTTAACACCTATACCTATTATTGATTTGACAACAGATGATGATAACGAGGTTGCTGATATCATTGATCAACATTTAAAAGGTGTTTCAAAAG ACTACTTGGATCATGGTGACCAGATTATCATGTGTCGAACGTGTAGCGCAAAGCTATGGAAAGCAGAGGCGGATAGGGGAGAACAGAAGCGAAATAAACCTAACTATTTCCTTTGCTGTTCATACGGCAAAGTTTTGTTACCTGATTTTAAGCAGCCTCCTGAAATTTTGAAAGATCTATATGTTGGCGTCAGTGCGAAGAGCAAATTCTTTTTAAAAAACATTCGTCGTTATAATTCTATGTTCTCATTTACATCTATGGGAGGAAGGATTGACAAAACTATCAACCGTGGAAATGCACCTTATGTCTTTCGATTAAGTGGTCAAAATTATCATACTATTGGGAGTCTATTACCTGATGATGGAAAGGAGCCAAAATTCAGCCAGTTGTATATATACGACACAGATAATGAAATATTTAATCGACAAAATGCAGttgg GGGCTCAAACACTTCTTTTACAATAACTGAGTCAGCTTTTGATGTTCAGATCATTGAGGAACTTACACTTATGTTAGACACTAACAACGCTTTGGTTAAAATTTATCGACAAGCTAGAAATTGTTTAAACGAAAACCCTTACATCGACTTGAAGCTTTGTCTAATTGGTAAAAGATCCAAAGATGGTAGGACATATAACCTTCCTGAAGCTTCTGAAGTTGCTGCATTAGTTATTGGAGATCTGACTCAAGCTGTTGAGAATCGTGATATAGTAGTGAAAACAAGATCTG TTGTCTATACTGTTGAGTTTCAAAAACGCGGACTTCCTCATGCACACATATGTGTATTCATGCATTCTGACAGCAAGATTCTATCTGTTGACCAACTAGATCCAATCATTTCTGCCGAAATTCCAGACATAGCCGAGGATCCAGAGTTATATAAACTTGTGGCAGACTACATGATTCATGGTCCGTGTGGTCCTCTCAATATGAATTGTCCTTGCATGATCGATCGTAAGTGTTCCAAGAAGTTTCCTAAGAAATTTGTTAACGAAACATGTTTGGATAAAAAAGGATTTCCAGTTTACCGTCGAAGGGATTCTGGCCTATCTGTTGTTAAATCACGTGTGAACGTAGACAATAGATATGTTGTTCCATATAGTaaagttttgttaaaaagataCCAGGCGCATATTAACGTTGAATGGTGCAATCAAGTTGGTTCTATCAAATATTTGTTCAAGTACATTAACAAAGGCCCAGATAGAACTACTCTTAGAGTTGTTGAAAGTGGAAATCAGGATGAGCAGGAACCTGTAGTCGATGAGATAGAAAAGTATTACGATTGCCGGTATATTTCTGCATGCGAATCTGTTTGGAGGATCTTTTCATATGATATTCATTATCGATATCCCGCAGTTATTCGATTGCCGTTCCATTTACCTGGTCAGCAAAACGTAGTATATGGCGCAGACGATGACATTGACGAGGTTCTTAACAAACCATCTGTTGCTTCTACTATGTTCTTATCTTGGATGAAGTGTAACGAAAAATTACCTGAGGCACGTAATCTTACTTATGTTGAGTTTCCATCAAAGTATGTTTTTAAATTAAGAACTCGCAGTTGGGATATAAGGAAACGACATCCTTCAATCGGTAGGATTCATTCGGTGTTTCCTTCAGCTGGTGAAGCATACTACCTCAGAATATTATTGAACAAAGTAAAGGGACCAAAATCTTTTGAAGATATTCGTACTGTAAATGGTAATTTGTATCCAACTTTCAGGGACGCATGCTATGCGCTAGGGCTTTTGGACGATGATAACGAGTACATTGAAGCTATCAAAGAAGCTAATTTGTATGGAAGTGCTACTTATCTACGGACGTTATTTGGAACAATGCTGATGTCTG GTTTAAATTATTCTGACGAAGAAATAAAGAATTTGGCGTTGTTAGAGATTGAGAAGTTCTTACTTCGTAATAATTCATCTCTGAGGAACTATTCAAATATGCCTTATCCTGATGATGAGTCTATTTCTTCGTCTAACAATCGATTGATCAACGAGGAGTTATCTTATTTCCAAAATACCATGGAAGATGAGTTGAATAATATGTTACTACTTTTAACAGATGAGCAAC CTTCTTTGCTACTTTCTGGAGGTCGAACAGCCCATTCTCGATTTTCCATCCCTCTGAATCTAAATGAGGATTCTCTTTGCCGCATGAAGCCTGGATCTGAACTTGCGTGTCTTTTAAAAAAAACACAACTTATTATATGGGATGAGGCTCCTATGATCCATAAACATGCCTTTGAAGCATTGGATAGAACCTTAAAAGATATATTGATGCCTGATTGTTCAAATAGCGAAGCTTTACCATTTGGAGGAAAGGTAATTGTATTTGGTGGTGACTTTAGACAGATTCTTCCTGTTGTTCCTAATGGCTCTAGACAGGATATCGTGAATGCTTCCCTGAGTTCGTCATATATATGGAATAAATGCAAGTTACTAAGGCTAACAAAAAACATGAGGCTTACTGTTGGCATGAATCATGGTGATATTGACAAGACAAAAGAGTTTGCTAAATGGCTTTTGGATATTGGCGAGGGAAAACTTGGTGGTCGCAACGACGGAGAAGCTCTTATTGATATACCTCAAGAACTTTTGATTACTGAGTCCACTAACCCTATTGGTAATCTGATCAACTTTGTGTATCCGTCGATACTTGAATCGTTCAATGATCCAAATTATTTTCAGGAAAGAGCCATACTTGCTCCTAAGAACGACGTTGTTCACGAGATAAATGATACCTTATTAGCAATGTTTCCTGGTGATCATAAAGAGTATCTAAGTTCAGATTCCATCTGCCAATCTGAGAATGTAACTGACCATATTCGACACAATGTTTACCCCCCCGATGTTCTAAATGGTCTTAAGGTTTCAGGAATGCCGAatcataaattggttttaaaagTTGGTGTTCCTATCATGCTGTTACGTAACCTTGATCAGAAAAACGGTCTGTGCAATGGTACAAGATTACAAGTCGTAAAACTTGGTGATCGGATTATTGAAGCCAAAGTGATTTCTGGTAATAATATTGGTACTAGAACTTTTATACCAAGGATCAATCTTTCCCCCTCTGACAAACGAATACCTTTCAAGCTTCAAAGAAGGCAATTCCCGATAGCTGTGTGTTTTGCAATGACGATAAATAAAAGTCAGGGACAGTCGTTATCTAAGGTTGGTTTGTTTCTAAAGCAGCCCGTTTTCACTCACGGACAACTATATGTTGCAGTTTCAAGAGTCAAAAGCATGGATGGTTTAAGGATGTTAATATTAGATGTTGAGGGAAACGTTACTAATAAGACTACAAATGTTGTATACAAAGAGATATtctcaaatttatag